Proteins from a single region of Catenulispora acidiphila DSM 44928:
- a CDS encoding ABC transporter ATP-binding protein, with protein MTRLFDVDAVPVTVVDDMAPDPAGWSAGYADTAETGYRTVARRLPMLVVTSLRLAAEASKPRTIALLVVQTASSFAGAFSLYATTDVLAPLFGAGATPDKIRAALPSMFVVLVLTASRSLCDSVAKAFAAQLGPMMDAKASIRLQELCTRAELVAFDKADWVDASQRADRGSISARSMLVITQQVLQSLATLVGVAGVLAVLHPVLVPLLLLSVVPRWWAAVRVARLDYKVFVRWVEGRRRQSLLIGLSVTTTSAAAVRALSLSGYLVERYRRITDAYLAERLQLVRAETSSMIAGNAIAGFFTGIVYAVLALLLWRQAIPLAVGGTAYLAVSRVQQALLSLAMDINELYAEGLYLEDYRSFCNDAAGHLPPLGSEPAPAEFEEIVAEDVVFAYQGAKTSAVAGVSLRVKRGQVVAFVGENGAAKTTMAKLLARLYLPDSGRIRWDGHDSAAMDVETLRSRIAFIDQDHTRFPFTAGENIRIGEWTADFEQTRIEEAAQHAGAHEFISALPRGYHTLLERSLSGGLSVSGGQWQRLALARGFFRRAALVIADEPTSSLDAAAEAAFYRRLREYGGTIVMITHRLGNVAECADYIYVFADGLVAEQGTHAELVAADGWYARSYRLQRQSFEKGDRLGEPVGPVGPVGPVESIEPVA; from the coding sequence ATGACCCGGCTTTTCGACGTGGACGCGGTGCCGGTGACCGTCGTCGACGACATGGCGCCGGACCCGGCGGGCTGGAGCGCCGGCTACGCCGACACCGCCGAGACCGGCTATCGCACCGTGGCACGCCGGCTGCCGATGCTCGTGGTGACCTCGTTGCGGTTGGCGGCCGAAGCTTCCAAGCCGCGCACCATCGCGCTGCTCGTGGTGCAGACCGCCTCGTCCTTCGCCGGGGCGTTCAGCCTCTACGCCACCACCGATGTTCTGGCGCCGCTGTTCGGCGCCGGCGCCACCCCGGACAAGATCCGCGCGGCGCTGCCGTCGATGTTCGTGGTGCTGGTGCTGACGGCGTCACGGTCGTTGTGCGACTCGGTGGCCAAGGCGTTCGCGGCGCAGCTCGGGCCGATGATGGACGCCAAAGCCAGTATCCGGCTGCAGGAGCTGTGTACGCGCGCCGAACTCGTCGCGTTCGACAAGGCCGATTGGGTCGACGCCTCCCAGCGTGCCGACCGCGGGTCGATCTCGGCGCGCAGCATGCTGGTCATCACGCAGCAGGTGTTGCAGAGCCTTGCGACGCTCGTCGGCGTCGCCGGGGTGCTGGCGGTGCTGCACCCGGTGCTGGTGCCGCTGCTGTTGCTGTCGGTGGTGCCGCGCTGGTGGGCCGCTGTGCGGGTGGCGCGGTTGGACTACAAGGTGTTCGTGCGCTGGGTCGAGGGGCGGCGTCGGCAGAGTCTGCTGATCGGGCTGTCGGTGACGACCACCTCGGCCGCTGCGGTGCGTGCGCTGTCGCTGTCCGGCTACCTGGTCGAGCGTTACCGCCGGATCACCGATGCCTACCTGGCTGAGCGGTTGCAGCTGGTGCGGGCCGAGACCTCGTCGATGATCGCGGGCAATGCCATCGCAGGGTTCTTCACCGGCATCGTCTACGCGGTGCTCGCGCTGCTGTTGTGGCGGCAGGCGATTCCGCTGGCGGTCGGCGGGACAGCGTATCTGGCGGTGAGCCGGGTGCAGCAGGCGTTGCTCAGCTTGGCGATGGATATCAACGAGCTGTATGCCGAAGGCCTCTACCTGGAGGACTATCGCTCGTTCTGCAACGACGCCGCCGGACATCTGCCGCCGCTGGGAAGCGAGCCGGCGCCGGCGGAGTTCGAGGAGATCGTCGCCGAGGATGTGGTGTTCGCCTATCAGGGGGCGAAGACGTCGGCGGTCGCGGGCGTCTCGCTGCGGGTGAAGCGCGGGCAGGTGGTGGCTTTCGTGGGGGAGAACGGCGCGGCGAAGACCACGATGGCGAAGCTGTTGGCGCGGCTGTACTTGCCGGATTCAGGGCGGATCCGCTGGGACGGCCACGACAGCGCCGCGATGGACGTGGAGACGCTGCGCTCCCGGATCGCCTTCATCGACCAGGACCACACGCGCTTTCCGTTCACGGCTGGTGAGAACATCCGTATCGGGGAGTGGACCGCTGATTTCGAACAGACGCGGATCGAGGAGGCGGCACAGCACGCCGGGGCACACGAGTTCATCAGTGCTCTGCCACGCGGCTACCACACGCTGTTGGAGCGGAGCCTTAGCGGCGGGCTTTCGGTCTCCGGTGGGCAGTGGCAGCGGCTGGCGTTGGCGCGTGGCTTCTTCCGGCGCGCGGCGCTGGTGATCGCCGACGAGCCGACCTCCAGCCTGGACGCGGCAGCGGAGGCGGCGTTCTACCGTCGGCTGCGCGAGTACGGCGGGACGATCGTGATGATCACGCATCGGTTGGGGAACGTCGCCGAATGCGCGGACTACATCTACGTGTTCGCCGACGGGCTCGTTGCCGAGCAGGGGACGCATGCCGAGCTGGTCGCCGCAGACGGTTGGTACGCGCGGTCTTATCGGCTGCAACGGCAGAGCTTTGAGAAGGGCGACCGCCTCGGCGAGCCGGTCGGACCGGTTGGACCGGTTGGACCGGTCGAGTCGATAGAGCCGGTCGCGTAG
- a CDS encoding type 2 lanthipeptide synthetase LanM family protein codes for MTSRFSGEFAGALGCLAAPVSAGLAARLAAVEDLSDPERAAIAEAAERAILETVHRKVSRVLLLELNAARLSGRLTAEDSAGRWDEFVNLADSLTFWHSLSSRYPTLQQRLDTVMQRRADAAATLAERFAVDRRALRTLTAIDPGELRHVTFGAGDSHRGGQSVAILELAEATVVYKPRPVEVDKALTHLLQTVLPDVPVATRIRVPEVVVRDGYGWSEFIPHRYCASDAELTTFYRGVGHWLAVMRLLGGSDLHTENVIAAGPVPIVVDCETLFSTIPAGPPSGMGQAVDTASKLVDETVLRVGMLPNRGAALGWRGVDSSSVGALPDEQPSGQVPVILDAGTDRARLGFAQATPQPAASLPSPKPNLADHWETVAAGFEEGSAALAAADAAGILEPAMSVFSDCQIRMVLRATDVYEEVARMLWHPVSLHGEPAAVERATELFVQMARQSPAAPGDPDVVAAEIADLLTGDIPYFGTTPRSGRLTGPGGTHWLPEQDLVADALTRWRGADLEFDRGIIRATLVSAYLNADWTPSKGLRAPTDVSTQDFDKRRRTLAAELVREVRDTATRGSDGTATWIAPVLSLTGWVVQPLSPDLYSGLPGVALLLAAYERESDAGRADRLDDLPALLDATIQTIRLAGDHAAKLRADGVAMRPREPGGWVGLGSELWTWLTLRRLGVVGDEALERSRTLAALIPEAIGDADEYEVCAGPAGAIVPLLQLSAATGEQRWTDIATHVGTVLCDAAIAKDVGMTWPTLRWPGGLGGCAHGASGIGWALARLALATGDARAAETARAAFAFEESCYVPEVGGWSDLREIEPGLTANAWCHGSVGIALTQLDLLRRGWPADGVEDLLRRAANAALGHGMGWNHTLCHGELGVWELMDAALRDGFAPPSVDREGFEARIVASLEQNGAISGMARDAFSPAMMSGLGGVAYQLLRMGAGSALPSVLVLDDPL; via the coding sequence GTGACCTCCCGCTTCTCCGGTGAGTTCGCCGGAGCACTGGGCTGCCTGGCCGCGCCGGTCTCGGCCGGCCTGGCGGCCCGGCTCGCCGCCGTCGAAGACCTGTCCGACCCCGAGCGCGCCGCCATCGCCGAGGCTGCCGAGCGCGCCATTTTGGAGACCGTCCACCGCAAGGTCAGCAGAGTCCTGCTTCTGGAACTCAACGCCGCGCGCCTGTCCGGGCGGCTGACCGCCGAGGACTCGGCCGGACGCTGGGACGAGTTCGTGAACCTCGCTGACAGCCTCACGTTCTGGCACTCCCTGAGCAGCCGCTATCCCACGCTCCAGCAGCGTCTGGACACCGTCATGCAGCGGCGCGCCGACGCCGCCGCGACCCTGGCCGAGCGGTTCGCCGTCGATCGCAGAGCTCTGCGGACGCTCACGGCCATCGACCCCGGCGAGCTACGACACGTCACGTTCGGCGCGGGCGACAGCCATCGCGGCGGGCAGTCCGTCGCGATCCTGGAACTCGCCGAGGCGACCGTCGTCTACAAGCCCCGGCCGGTCGAGGTCGACAAAGCCCTGACTCACCTGCTCCAGACCGTGCTCCCCGACGTCCCGGTGGCGACGCGCATCCGCGTCCCAGAGGTCGTCGTGCGCGACGGCTATGGCTGGAGCGAGTTCATCCCGCACCGTTACTGCGCCTCCGACGCCGAGCTGACCACCTTCTACCGCGGCGTCGGCCACTGGCTGGCGGTGATGCGCCTGCTCGGCGGCAGCGACCTGCACACCGAGAACGTCATCGCCGCGGGTCCGGTCCCGATCGTCGTGGACTGCGAAACCCTGTTCAGCACCATCCCCGCCGGTCCGCCCTCGGGAATGGGCCAGGCCGTCGACACCGCGTCCAAGCTCGTGGACGAGACCGTGCTGCGCGTCGGCATGCTCCCCAACCGGGGTGCCGCCCTGGGCTGGCGCGGCGTGGACTCCTCCTCTGTCGGCGCGCTGCCTGACGAGCAACCCTCCGGGCAAGTCCCGGTGATCCTGGACGCCGGAACCGACCGCGCACGCCTCGGGTTCGCCCAGGCGACACCCCAGCCCGCCGCCAGTCTGCCCAGCCCGAAGCCGAACCTCGCCGACCATTGGGAGACGGTCGCCGCCGGGTTCGAGGAGGGCTCTGCCGCGCTGGCCGCAGCCGACGCCGCAGGCATCCTGGAACCGGCGATGTCAGTGTTCAGCGACTGTCAGATCCGCATGGTGCTGCGCGCCACGGACGTCTACGAAGAAGTCGCGCGCATGCTCTGGCATCCGGTCTCGCTGCACGGCGAACCCGCCGCCGTCGAACGCGCCACCGAGCTGTTCGTCCAGATGGCGCGGCAGTCCCCGGCGGCGCCGGGCGATCCGGACGTGGTCGCGGCGGAGATCGCCGACCTGCTGACCGGCGACATCCCCTACTTCGGCACCACGCCCCGCTCCGGGCGGCTCACCGGACCCGGCGGCACGCACTGGCTGCCGGAGCAGGACCTGGTCGCCGACGCGCTGACCCGCTGGCGCGGCGCGGATCTGGAGTTCGATCGCGGCATCATCCGCGCGACGCTGGTCAGCGCGTATCTGAATGCCGACTGGACGCCGAGCAAGGGACTGCGTGCGCCCACAGACGTCAGTACGCAGGACTTTGATAAGCGTCGCAGGACTCTGGCGGCAGAGTTGGTCCGCGAGGTCCGCGACACCGCGACCCGCGGCTCGGACGGCACCGCGACCTGGATCGCGCCGGTGCTCAGCCTCACCGGCTGGGTGGTCCAGCCGCTCAGTCCGGACCTGTACAGCGGGCTGCCCGGCGTCGCGCTACTGCTCGCCGCCTACGAGCGGGAATCCGACGCCGGACGCGCGGACCGCCTTGATGATCTGCCCGCACTCCTGGACGCCACGATCCAGACCATCCGCCTGGCCGGCGACCACGCGGCGAAGCTGCGCGCCGACGGCGTCGCGATGCGGCCGCGCGAGCCCGGCGGGTGGGTCGGTCTGGGCTCGGAGCTGTGGACCTGGCTCACGCTGCGCCGCCTCGGCGTGGTCGGCGACGAAGCCCTGGAACGGTCGCGCACTCTGGCAGCGCTGATCCCCGAGGCGATCGGCGACGCCGATGAGTACGAAGTCTGCGCCGGTCCGGCGGGCGCCATCGTGCCGCTGCTACAACTGAGCGCCGCGACCGGCGAGCAGCGCTGGACCGACATCGCCACGCACGTCGGCACGGTGTTGTGCGACGCCGCGATCGCCAAGGACGTCGGCATGACATGGCCGACGCTGCGCTGGCCCGGCGGCCTCGGCGGCTGTGCGCACGGCGCGTCCGGCATCGGCTGGGCCCTGGCCCGGCTCGCGCTGGCGACCGGTGACGCCCGCGCGGCCGAGACGGCACGCGCCGCGTTCGCCTTCGAAGAGTCCTGCTATGTGCCGGAGGTCGGAGGCTGGAGCGACCTGCGCGAGATCGAACCCGGGCTGACCGCCAACGCCTGGTGCCACGGCTCGGTCGGGATCGCCCTGACGCAGCTGGACCTGCTTCGTCGCGGCTGGCCGGCCGACGGCGTCGAGGACCTCCTGCGGCGCGCCGCGAACGCCGCCCTCGGGCACGGCATGGGCTGGAATCACACGCTGTGCCATGGCGAACTCGGTGTCTGGGAACTGATGGACGCCGCGCTGCGGGACGGCTTCGCGCCGCCAAGCGTGGACCGGGAAGGCTTCGAGGCGCGCATCGTCGCCAGCCTGGAGCAGAACGGCGCGATCAGCGGCATGGCGCGCGACGCCTTCTCCCCGGCGATGATGTCCGGGCTCGGCGGCGTGGCGTATCAGCTGCTGCGTATGGGTGCGGGCAGTGCGTTGCCGTCGGTGCTGGTGCTCGACGATCCGCTGTGA
- a CDS encoding DUF6229 family protein, translating to MSENEILDRTDAILSGWLGSTEDSPAGPLFTGGKYAEADIVGAVVILTRGTCSSCTASRGGECC from the coding sequence ATGTCCGAAAACGAAATCCTCGACCGCACCGACGCGATCCTCAGCGGTTGGCTGGGCTCGACGGAAGACAGCCCCGCGGGCCCGCTGTTCACCGGCGGCAAGTACGCCGAGGCCGACATCGTCGGCGCCGTGGTCATCCTGACCCGCGGGACGTGCAGCTCCTGCACCGCCTCGCGCGGCGGCGAGTGCTGCTGA
- a CDS encoding SGNH/GDSL hydrolase family protein, which translates to MNVPHQSVWLRRAAVLLFALCLSSAGFMHGTARAATPTATPTATAAATGLAATFNNTGISDDAAPGGANLDAAGASFSAEALAADGWAPGAVFTLADGATVTVPQIAPGQADNTVATGQTFADAGSGGALDLVATSTNGATTGTGTVTYGDGTTQSFAMAVPDWWHGTVAIAAVAPYRNSSGGRQVHQVSLFLTSVPLIAGKAVATVTLPNATGGANAALHVFAAAFAPTAPVAGLAAAFDNVGISDDGNLAGANLDGNGNSFSQQDLIAAGWSPGARLVSGAATLALPQVAAGHADNVVANGQRITYSASGSALSFLATSTDGTASGSGTLTYSDGSTQNYTMGTPDWIVGATDTMAVSLPHWNNAGGQTATSAKLYVESVPLAAGKTLASLTLPTLASPPAGNGLHVFALGVRPLAGSWSGSWAAAADDGLVPGPWTNRTLRMVEHSSVGGGQVRVRLDNAFVGVPVDVGHVTVAVQSSTSAATGTPATLTFHGNQATTIPGGGQALSDAVPFTVPPDANLLVSIYFPGTVQLESVHSLGTQDMYSTADNTGDQTTDVGNYPSSITFGFWTLLSGLDVIPSGTPTGTVVALGDSITDGVGSTYNGNNRWPNDLWRRLAASPYPHRGVLDEGISANRVVTDDFTGVQGTGDGGISALSRTDRDVLSQSDVKTLIILEGVNDIKAGTPATAVIAGLKQIAAQAHAQGITVIGATITPFQGYSGWTSAYETQREAVNTFIRSSGGAFDAYVDFDAAIRNPASPNALLATYDSGDHLHPSAAGYQAMANAVDLSKL; encoded by the coding sequence GTGAACGTTCCCCACCAATCGGTCTGGCTCCGCCGGGCCGCAGTGCTCCTGTTCGCCCTCTGCCTGAGTTCGGCAGGCTTCATGCACGGCACCGCGCGTGCCGCGACCCCGACCGCGACCCCGACCGCGACCGCGGCCGCGACCGGACTGGCCGCCACCTTCAACAACACGGGGATCAGCGACGATGCGGCGCCGGGGGGCGCGAACCTGGACGCGGCGGGGGCGAGCTTCTCGGCGGAGGCGCTGGCGGCCGACGGCTGGGCGCCGGGTGCGGTGTTCACGCTCGCCGACGGCGCGACCGTGACCGTTCCGCAGATCGCGCCGGGACAGGCCGACAACACCGTCGCCACCGGGCAGACGTTCGCCGACGCCGGGTCCGGCGGCGCGCTGGATCTGGTCGCGACCAGCACGAACGGCGCGACGACCGGAACCGGGACGGTGACCTACGGCGACGGCACGACGCAGAGCTTTGCGATGGCCGTGCCGGACTGGTGGCACGGGACCGTCGCGATCGCCGCGGTCGCGCCGTACCGGAACTCATCCGGCGGCCGGCAGGTGCACCAGGTGAGCCTGTTCCTGACCTCGGTGCCGCTGATCGCCGGCAAGGCGGTGGCGACGGTGACGCTGCCGAACGCGACCGGCGGCGCCAACGCCGCGCTGCACGTCTTCGCGGCGGCCTTCGCCCCGACCGCGCCGGTGGCGGGTCTGGCGGCGGCGTTCGACAACGTCGGGATCAGCGATGACGGCAACCTGGCCGGCGCGAACCTGGACGGCAACGGGAACAGCTTCTCCCAGCAGGACCTGATCGCCGCCGGCTGGTCGCCGGGCGCGCGGCTGGTGTCCGGCGCCGCGACGCTGGCGCTGCCGCAGGTGGCGGCGGGACACGCGGACAACGTGGTGGCGAACGGTCAACGGATCACGTACTCCGCCTCTGGCAGTGCCCTGAGTTTTTTGGCGACGAGCACCGACGGCACCGCGTCGGGCTCCGGGACGCTGACGTACAGCGACGGCAGCACGCAGAACTACACGATGGGCACGCCGGACTGGATCGTCGGCGCGACGGACACGATGGCGGTGTCCTTGCCGCACTGGAACAACGCTGGCGGGCAGACGGCGACGTCGGCGAAGCTCTACGTGGAGTCCGTGCCGCTGGCGGCGGGCAAGACGCTGGCGTCCTTGACGCTGCCGACTCTGGCGTCGCCGCCGGCCGGCAACGGGCTGCACGTCTTCGCGCTCGGCGTGCGGCCCTTGGCCGGGTCGTGGAGCGGGAGCTGGGCCGCGGCGGCTGACGACGGGCTCGTCCCCGGGCCCTGGACGAACCGCACGCTGCGGATGGTGGAGCACTCCAGCGTCGGCGGCGGGCAGGTGCGGGTACGGCTGGACAACGCGTTCGTGGGCGTACCGGTGGACGTCGGCCATGTGACGGTCGCGGTGCAGAGCAGCACCTCGGCCGCGACCGGCACGCCGGCCACCCTGACCTTCCACGGGAATCAGGCCACGACGATCCCCGGCGGCGGCCAGGCACTCAGCGACGCGGTGCCCTTCACCGTCCCGCCCGACGCGAACCTGCTGGTGAGCATCTACTTCCCCGGCACGGTCCAACTGGAGTCGGTCCACAGCCTCGGCACGCAGGACATGTACTCGACCGCCGACAACACCGGGGATCAGACCACTGACGTGGGCAACTACCCCTCGAGCATCACCTTCGGCTTCTGGACCCTGCTCTCCGGCCTCGACGTGATCCCCAGCGGCACCCCGACCGGCACCGTCGTAGCCCTCGGCGACTCGATCACCGACGGCGTCGGCTCGACCTACAACGGCAACAACCGCTGGCCCAACGACCTCTGGCGCCGCCTGGCCGCCAGCCCGTACCCCCACCGCGGCGTCCTCGACGAAGGCATCAGCGCCAACCGCGTCGTCACCGACGACTTCACCGGCGTCCAAGGCACCGGCGACGGCGGCATCAGCGCCCTGAGCCGCACCGACCGCGACGTCCTGAGCCAGAGCGACGTCAAAACCCTGATCATCCTCGAAGGCGTCAACGACATCAAGGCAGGTACCCCAGCCACCGCGGTCATAGCCGGCCTCAAGCAGATCGCCGCCCAAGCCCACGCCCAAGGCATCACGGTGATAGGAGCCACCATCACCCCCTTCCAGGGCTACAGCGGCTGGACCAGCGCCTACGAAACCCAACGCGAAGCGGTGAACACCTTCATCCGCTCCAGCGGCGGCGCATTCGACGCCTACGTGGACTTCGACGCAGCGATCCGCAACCCCGCGAGCCCGAACGCACTGCTGGCGACCTACGACAGCGGCGACCACCTGCACCCGAGCGCGGCCGGGTATCAGGCGATGGCGAACGCGGTCGATCTGTCGAAGCTGTGA